In the genome of Brachypodium distachyon strain Bd21 chromosome 3, Brachypodium_distachyon_v3.0, whole genome shotgun sequence, the window CTCGTCGTCTCCAACCTCGGCGACCTCGGCCTCGTCCAGTTCAAAGACGTACGCGCGCACGCACATTTGCTTCTTCGGTTTTGATCCATTTGATTGCGCCCCTTCCGTTCGATCGTATTCCTCATATCGCTGCCGCTAACCGGTGCCGGTCTCTGGTGCGATCCCTAGTGTTTTCGATTTGGACAAGGTAATAGTCGCCAAAAGGGGATGCGTAGATGGGTAATTTGGGCGTGCTGTGTGTGACACGCGAGGACGAGGTCCAATGCTAGGAGTTGAAAGGATTGATGGATGCTAATTATGGTCCGAAACTGATAGTTTGGGATCAGCaatccgttccaaaatatgcAGTGGTCTCGAATGAGATAAATTTGCACATAGTACGATTCAGCAAAGAGAAATGCTTGAAACAGCTAAAATGATGTCGCGACGGGTGTACTGTACAAAGTTGTTGCTTCTGAAAATAATGTTTTGAATAAAAGTAAAAAATGAGAACAACTCCCTGTTGGAATTTAGAAACGTAAAATCAAAACATGGGCATTAACAATCCGAAACACCAAAAAtcaactttctattgcattaaaaaatattattattaAAAATTTGCTTTAAAAATAACTTGTGGATTCAGTTTGTCTGTTTAGCTGATGTTTAATTTATCCCAAATTTATTGGCGCAAAAATACGCAAGATGCTGCACAAGGATATTTACTTCGGATTGAATTTAAAATTCCTTTCCCGAAATCACAAGGGGCATAATACTTGCATAAATCAGGTCATAAAGTTTGAACTATAAACATTTAAAATTGATTAATGCTCTGAGGACATGACTATACATTGTAGCACTATCAGCATGCGATTATGTGATCTCAGGAGAACTTAGTTTACCATGTAATTTGGCACCACCGTAAACCAGTTGACACAGGCGATTTTCAAGTTATGAGCTGCCTTAAATCATGTCTATTTCCTTTTGGCTTAGTCCAGGGTGTCTGATATCTACTTGTTATTTCAGCTTAATGGGGATAAGAGCCCATTCCAACGGGCTTATGCCGCCCAGGTACTCGACTATTTCTTATGCTTTCTTGTTACTGTGAAATGTTATGTTATATGACCTTATATCTGTCCTGCTTACTATGGGGAGCAGTTTCTTGAACACTTGATTGTGAGCCCCTCTGTTTTATTAGGGTTAACCCAGCTGTTACAAAATCTTTACTTGCAGGAAATAATGGAAAGCGACTGTTATTATTTTCAGGAGTTTCTTACTCTATGTTGTGCTACAAATACTAATCATATCCACTAGAATATGCTgatctcaattttttttattcttattGCTTTATATTGTGCACCTTGTTCAGATCAAGAGGTGTGGTGAAATGGCTCGCAAGTTGCGATTTTTCAAGGAACAAATGTTGAAAGCTGCGATATTGACTGGTGCGACACAATTTTCAGGAAGTCCTTTGGAAATTGATGACCTGGAGGTATTAAGTTGAAGAAACTTATGCTCTCATCATGTGTAGGATGTAAATCTAGAATTTTGTTTTAACATTGTGAACTAACAGATAAAACTTGAGGAATTTGAAGCTGATCTAATTGAAGTAAATAGAAATAACGGAAAGTTGCAGAGGACATACAATGAGCTCGTGGAGTACAATGTTCTTCTAAAAACGGTATGACTATTCTTCGCTGTAacccttttttctcttttcatgCATGGACGATAGCATGATATATCCGTAACTAAAATGGATGGAGCTAAATGCAATTTCCCAGATGTGCAAGACAGAATGCAAGCTTACCTGTAAAATTTTGTTACATACAGGAAATAGAATTGCTTAGCTAATAGCACTGCCAAGTTTTTGCAAACCTCCGGGGTACTTAAAAATGAGACTACTCTTATATTATTGGTGATGCATTACTCTCGGTTTTGTTCTAGATGAATTCAAATTCCTGTTGTAGATGCATCAGTTGTCACCAATTCAATTTTCTCTAAACAGATAAAATAATCCAGTACATATCTTTTGACTAATCAGATAACAGTAGTATCGATGATGAATGAAAAGAAACATCCCTTAACACTTATGAGAGGAGACATGGAGAAAGGAGTCAAGGATGTGGCacatagcagcagcagcagcaaccagcAGGGTGATTAGGATTCACATCAATATTTGGTTATTAGCGGAGGAGGGAATTAGTTAAGTTTCTATCCTGTTAGGAGCCTTATCTTGGGACTTCCATAGTTTGACCATATTAGTTCAATTTGCGTGAGTCCCTTGTAATCTTTATGAGAACCAGCTCGTCGATGAAGAGAGTGATGTCATGTGGGGCCATCCACATCCACATACCTGCAGCCACAAGGATAAGGCATGCCTTGATCCCCAAGTTGCCCTGATCATCACGTTAGGATCACATTTATGTATTTAGTTTATTTCCAAGTTTCTAGTTGCTTGCCTTTCCTCTTAAGCTTTCTCTACATAAACAGAGGCTAACTATGTAATTATCCTCAAGTTATCAATAACCCTAAAAGGAGACTAGGCTTCAAAACTTATGCTGCTTGCCTGACCGCCTGTATGCCAGGAAAGAACCACTGAACGTAAAGGTTGCACACCTTATTTCAAAACCCACCACGATTACTACATCCTTGAGTAACTTTTATGGTTCTTGGAAAACTCGGTTCTTATCAGCTTATGGTTCCTGGACCACTGAACGGGTGCTCCAGGTACTCCCTATTATAGAGATAATTGTATTCTTGTAGGACCCTACTTGGTATTCATTTTGTATTAGGGTTCCTACAGGCCTACCTTATCTCTCTGCTATACTTGTATACATTTGTCCTAGAGCCCGTGGAATAGATCAAGTTGCTATTCCTCGTAACACTCCTAACTCTGAAACACCCTAACAAAAATCATggaaaattataaaaaaattgcaccACTTGGACCTCCTATATTATCATCAAACTTCCTTTTCTAGTTGACATAGCAATGTTGAGGAATGTCATTCTTCTTTACTTATGGTATTTTCTTTCAGATTGGTGATTTTTTCTATTCAGCTCAAAGAAGTGCGACACGGCAACAGAGGGAAATGGTGGCAGATCAGTCTGGCGACTCTTCTCTGGAGAGTCCTTTATTAGAGCAGGTATGGAGTACGAAACAATATTCCAGGAAAGCAATATCTTAAATCTCTTTCTTCATGTtctatttgcatttttgtttCAGGAAATGGTGATAGATCCATCAAAACAAGTGAAGCTTGGTTCCCTGAGTGGTCTTGTGCCAAAGCAAAAGTCCATGGCCTTTGAACGCATACTTTTCCGTGCCACAAGGGGCAACATGTTACTCCGACAAGAATCTGTTGATGAACCTGTCACTCATCCACAGTCTGGAGAGAAGGTTATTAATTTCCTATGTTTCCAAATTCCTTTTCAGAAATTTGAGAAGTTACTTCTGAAAATTCAACATAACGCTTCCCATGCCAGCTGATTGAAAATCCACCTAATCAGCATGTTGTATACCATACCAAATGAACATTAACTCTTAAGAAGCCTATCATGTAGCTTGTGGGTTTtacaaattattatttttggctGTGATGTTTATTATTCAGCTCTTAGCTTAAAGCAGCTTGCTATtatagttatatttttctCACTAGTTCTATAGTTCCGAAATATTCTTGTTCCTCTTATGGTTTAAATAATATAACATATTGACAGGTCGTGAAAAATTCATTTGTCATATTCTACTCTGGGGAGAGAGCAAAATCAAAGATTGTGAAAATTTGTGATTCTTTTGGCGCCAACCGTTATCCATTTCCAGAAGACCTCGCTAAACAAACACAGACTATTCAGGAGGTTGGTATTTATCCCTGTGTGGTGTTCTTTAATTCTTATTAATGTTATCTTTTTCTCGGATTAGTTCTCTTGGAGAGATGCCTGAGACCTGCAGAAGTGTGTTGCTAACTTCATGGATGTGGATGTGCACACGTCACAACACACCATCCTTACCTTCCAGTATTTTAATTATTAAACCCAGATATTCTTTTAATGcttaaacaaaaaatgtcatgATTTTTGTGAACTGGTggtcatataatttttttgtttttgtctttcATGTTGGATGACATACATGATCTTGCTgaaatttgtttctttctgtCTGAAGCTGCGAACTTTCAGAAGTTATGGATTATATTCCCATTGTTCTTGCTACTAAGTTTCAATATAGTTTCTGATAGTTTACGAAGTTACTTCCCGTAAAAAATGTTTACTAAGTTACTATTGTTTTGAAACATTTGCAACTGTGTAGGTATCTGGAAAAATATCAGAGTTGAAGGCAACTATTGAAATAGGTTTAGCTCATCGTGACAGCATCCTTAAAAATATTGCCTATGAATTTGAACAATGGAGTAACTTGGTAAGCTTGTATCGGAGGCATGCATGCTTTTGATTTATATATTTCAGATCATACAAATGAGTAGTAATATAATTAACATCCTTGGATTCAAGTTTTACTCTGATAGACTTACAAATGCTTCAgttaaagaaggaaaaagcTATTTACCACACCTTAAACATGTTCAGTCTTGATGTAACAAAGAAATGCTTTGTTGCTGAGGGATGGAGTCCAGTTTTTGCCACAGATCAGGTATCAAGATGCACTCTTATCCTTGTGATCTGACGTTTTCTGGCTAATATCTGGTTTCCATTGCTCTCTTTTTGCCCATATCATTAGAGTTTTCTTTCCTATTGCAGGTCCAAGATGCACTTCATCGTGCTACTACTGACAGCAACTCCCAAGTAGGTTCGATTTTCCAAGTTCTCAACACGCAAGAGTCTCCTCCAACGTATTTCCAGACAAATAAATTTACTTCCTCATTCCAGGACATTGTCGATGCCTACGGGTAAGTTCCAGAAATATAGAGATATCTATTTCCTCTTCAGGATGCAtttctttttactttttttgaaATTAATATATTGATTTGTCTGTGCATTTGTTTATTGTATAGGATTGTTGTGTATTTCTGTGACTACATTAGTTTTCACTGTCAGGGGACATGTTTGTCTTTCCCAAAACTTCCTTGCCCGGTTCATTTAGGAGAAAACTCATAGTAAACTTTTGGAAACTGTCATCGCTCAAAATTTGGGTCAAATGTCCCATATTGGACATGGTAAGGCATGTTCAATTTTTCCATTACTTTTTTGTGCTATGCCCAGTATTTGGCATAAGTACATAGAAGATGATTACATGTAGGTATGACTAAGTTTGAAGATGCAAGATATTTATTGTTTAAACATATAGCTACCGTCAAACAGGAGTAAAGATAGACccttactactccctccgatcctaaattcttgtcgttgttttagttcaacttACTGTTTGGGTTCAGAATTTCCATTAAGTGTTGTTATTTACTAACTTTACGTTGAACATATGTTGCAGTATTGCCAAGTATCAAGAAGCAAATCCTGGTTTATTTACTATCGTAACATTTCCCTTCTTATTTGCTGTCATGTTTGGAGACTGGGGTCATGGAATTTGTCTACTACTTAGTGCACTGTACCTCGTAATCCGAGAAAAGAAGCTAGCTTCACAGGTTTTCTAAACAGCCTTctttatgtttttgtttttatatatGTTTGAACTTATTAATGTTTCATTCAGTACATACAAGTTTTTGCAAGGAACCTAGTATTAATTAACTTTGTTTTCGGCTTGCAGAAACTCGATGATATAGTGGAGATAATGTTTGGTGGTCGCTAtgtaattttgatgatgtCCCTATTTTCAATTTACACTGGATTAATATATAATGAATTTTTCTCGGTGCCATTTGAGCTATTTGGTAAATCTGCCTATGCATGCCGTGATCCTTCTTGTGTGTAAGGAGCTTGATCTGCTATTTGTGCTCCTAATTTGATGTCTTCTGAAAATATTCTTTGAGTTTCCTCTGTGCCTTTTTTCTTTAGGGATGCTACAAGTGAAGGATTAATAAAGGTTAGGCAAACATACCCATTTGGTGTTGATCCTGTATGGCATGGTAGCCGCAGCGAGCTGCCATTTCTCAACTCCCTAAAGATGAAGATGTCAATCCTTATTGGAGTTTCACAAATGAACCTTGGAATTGTGATGAGTTTCTTTAATGCGAAGTATTTCAAAAATTCTGTTAATGTTTGGTAAGTTGATATCTCTCAGAAATAGACTGATTCATGAGTTACTAAGCTACAATGGTTATTATGAATTACGCATGTCCTCTTTTCTATTTCTATCCAGAGGGTTTGCTTAAAACAGTAGACCATACTCAGTATTGTCTAATTATTCGACAGGTACCAGTTTGTTCCTCAGCTGATATTCTTGAACAGCTTATTTGGTTACCTATCACTCCTCATCATTATTAAGTGGTGCACAGGCTCAAAAGCTGACCTTTACCATGTAATGATATATATGTTCCTTGGTCCAACTGATGATATTGGGGAGAACCAGCTATTTCCTGGACAGAAAATTGTTCAGGTTTGGTGATGTTCATTGTTGCTGGTTTGTCTTGAATCTGAATTGTTCTTATGCATAACATTTATTGTTTTATTACAGATTGTTCTACTTCTACTTGCTCTGGTGTCCGTGCCGTGGATGTTGATTCCGAAGCCATTATTCTTGAAAAAGCAACATGAGCAGgttgcataatttttttcccttaACTGACGTCCTACTAGAAATTATATATCCCCTTGGTGATATTTCCTGTTGTATCCATTAGAGACACCAAGGCCAGCAGTACACCATGATCCAGGCCACAACTGAATCAGTAACGGGATTGCAAAGACACCACGAAAACCCACACCACCACGACGAGTTTGAATTCAGTGAGGTTTTTGTTCACCAGCTGATCCACACAATTGAGTTTGTGCTGGGTGCAGTCTCAAATACTGCCTCATACCTTCGCCTTTGGGCTCTCAGGTACCACTGACTTGTTATAACGCATCACCTCTGAATAAGTCAACTTTTTACTTGTTATGCAGGCATTGACAAAATTAAGTGCTGTTTTCATTTGTGTAGTCTTGCACACTCGGAGCTGTCCAGTGTCTTCTATGACAAAGTTCTTCTTCTAGCATGGGGGTAAGATGCTGTATTCTACTATGCTCTCTCTACTCTACTGTGTCCACTCTAATCCTCTGATGTGCTCCGTTTGCAGATACAATAACATTACCATCCTTGTTGTTGGAGTAATCGTCTTTCTCTTTGCCACTATTGGTGTTTTGCTTTCCATGGAGACCCTTAGTGCATTCCTGCATGCCTTGAGGCTCCACTGGGTCGAATTCCAGAACAAATTTTACGAGGGTGATGGGTACAAATTTGCACCCTTCGCATTCGCGTCGATCATCGAGGAGGAAGATTGAGTCCCACTCGTTGTATGTATATTGTATAATAATGTAAGATCCTATGAGGACTTTCCGCCGTGGATCATCATTGTTCATTCACCATTACAGGAAGATTCAGAAAATTTGTGCTCTTGGGTCAGAGAATGGTACGCTGAATCATGCATCTTGCATTTGATTAGCGACAGTAGGTTATTCTGTAAATTGTGATGTGTTACAAGGGTGATGGAAGCGGCTGGTGCGGATGCAAACAAGTCAagtgcattgcatcatagtaGGTCTGTATCCATGTCTGCCACGGGAGCAATTTGTAATTATACTTAATAATAAGATCCACTATTTTTAATCCTATTTCCAGTCTTGGTTTAGAATTGCTCGCATGCATACTTAATATCATGCTCAGCGTAAACTGGAAAGTAACTCTACCACATCCTCCCACTGCGCGTCTGCTTGTTTACAGCGTTTGCAAGTCGGCAGACTGGACGAAATTAAACATTTTAGAGGAAATTTTGATATTGTAGTAACACGACTTGGCTGTAGTCTTGTGTTGTAATGTGCATATGTTTTGGGCATTTTTTTACTTCCAAAATGTCCTCGCTCACAGTCACCCCTGCACAATTACACCCTTTCCCTGCTTACGTCCCCAGATTTTACGTGCCTACACCTATGCTGTCAAAAAGAAGTGAAATGGATCCATGTAGTTGCACGTCTATTCATGCATCGATCAACACGTACATTACAATAGTCGGTTACgtgcaaaagcaaaagcaaaagcaaggTCAACCGTAGGTTGCCTAGGCA includes:
- the LOC100845312 gene encoding V-type proton ATPase subunit a3; the protein is MSRGGGGGGGCCPPMDLMRSEAMQLVQVIIPAESARLVVSNLGDLGLVQFKDLNGDKSPFQRAYAAQIKRCGEMARKLRFFKEQMLKAAILTGATQFSGSPLEIDDLEIKLEEFEADLIEVNRNNGKLQRTYNELVEYNVLLKTIGDFFYSAQRSATRQQREMVADQSGDSSLESPLLEQEMVIDPSKQVKLGSLSGLVPKQKSMAFERILFRATRGNMLLRQESVDEPVTHPQSGEKVVKNSFVIFYSGERAKSKIVKICDSFGANRYPFPEDLAKQTQTIQEVSGKISELKATIEIGLAHRDSILKNIAYEFEQWSNLLKKEKAIYHTLNMFSLDVTKKCFVAEGWSPVFATDQVQDALHRATTDSNSQVGSIFQVLNTQESPPTYFQTNKFTSSFQDIVDAYGIAKYQEANPGLFTIVTFPFLFAVMFGDWGHGICLLLSALYLVIREKKLASQKLDDIVEIMFGGRYVILMMSLFSIYTGLIYNEFFSVPFELFGKSAYACRDPSCVDATSEGLIKVRQTYPFGVDPVWHGSRSELPFLNSLKMKMSILIGVSQMNLGIVMSFFNAKYFKNSVNVWYQFVPQLIFLNSLFGYLSLLIIIKWCTGSKADLYHVMIYMFLGPTDDIGENQLFPGQKIVQIVLLLLALVSVPWMLIPKPLFLKKQHEQRHQGQQYTMIQATTESVTGLQRHHENPHHHDEFEFSEVFVHQLIHTIEFVLGAVSNTASYLRLWALSLAHSELSSVFYDKVLLLAWGYNNITILVVGVIVFLFATIGVLLSMETLSAFLHALRLHWVEFQNKFYEGDGYKFAPFAFASIIEEED